CGCGACGAGAACGCTCGCGTGGTAGTGGCGTCGAGCGCGGCCGTGTACGGCGAACCGACCGGTTTGCCGGTGAACGAGGACGCAGACACCGATCCACTGTCTCCGTACGGAGCCGATAAACTGGCCGCGGACACGTACGCCAGAGTGTACGCTGACGTCTACGACCTTCCGGTTGCAGTCCTTCGATTTTTCAATGTCTACGGACCGGGGCAACGGGGCCCCTACAGCGGTGTCGTCGACGCGTTCTTACAGCGCGCTTTCGCAGACGAGCCGCTGGTTGTCCACGGTGACGGCGAACAGACCCGAGACTTCGTCCACGTTACCGACGTGGTTCGGGCGCTACTCACCGCCGCGTCGACGGAGCACACGGGACTGGCGTTCAACGTCGGCACCGGCAGCTCGGTCTCGATCAACGAACTCGCCGACGTGATACGCGATGCGACCGGCGCAACCGCCGGCGTCGACCACGAGCGCGCACGCCCGGGCGACATTCGCCACAGCCGGGCCGACTGCACCCGAATGCGGGAGCTACTCGGCGTGCAGCCGACCGTCTCGCTGCGGGAGGGAGTCGAACACCTCGTCTCCTACCGACTGGACCGGGCAGCCAACGCGACGGGCCGAGACGAGGCAATCAGTGACTCCATCGCGGAATGACGCACCACGTCGCGCCGATCCGTCCCCGGTTCAGATTCAGCTGGCTGCTGGACCCGTGCCCTCGGTCGATCGGTTGGCTCGACGACGACTCGTGGATACCGCGCGGGCACCGGCGGGTGTATCGATGGGCGAAACAGGGGCTGACGGCGGCGTTCGAGACAGTCAAACCGGAGGAAACGGTGCTTCTTCCCGCCTACGCACCGGGCGGCGTCACGTGGGCGGCACGTAACGCTGGGCTCGACGTCCGGTACTACCCGGTCTCCGCCGATCTCACGCTGCCACTCGCCGAAATCAGGCAGCGAATTCGGTCGATCGGCCCCGCGGCGATCCAAGTCATCCACTACTTCGGCTTCGTCGACGAGGGATTCGACGAACTCGTCTCCATCGCCCACGAGCACGACGCGCTGGTGATCGAAGACTGTGCGCGGGGGTTGTTCGGTCGCGACGAGAACGGACGATTACTCGGATCCCGAGGAGATTTTGCCGTGTTTTGTCCACACAAGACGCTGCCGGTCCCCGACGGTGGAATCGTCGTCTCGCAGACCGATGCGAGGCTTCCGGAGGCACCCCCGACGTGGAACTGGCGTCACGACGCCCAGTACCTCTTCGGCTCGCTTCGAGATCGAATTCCCGTCGATCTCGTACCGGAGGCCCTGCTCGGTCAGTTTCACTCCAGCGACGCCGAGGAGGTAGCACCGGAGGAATCGTTGGCTGGACCCAGTCCACTCACGTCGTTCGGACTCGCTCGGTGCCAGCCGGCGGCCGTCAGATCGGCGAGACAGGCCCGATATCGCGTCCTCAGGGCGCTTCTCGACGGAAGCGACGAGTTCCGAGTGCTCTCGGGCGACGTATACGACGGCGCGTGCCCGTACGGCGTCGTCGGGATCGCAGACTCCGCCACGGCGCGCCAGCAACTGTTTCGAGAGCTTCAAACGGACGGGCTCCCGTGCGAAGCGCTCACGTGGCCGCCGGTGTACCGACACGAGGAGGTACACGGCTTCGAGGAGTCGACAGCCCTGCGAAATCAGCTGTTAGTGCTGCCGACGCACCAGCAGTTGTCGTGGAGTACGATCGGCCGGATAGCCGCACACGTCATCGAATGGTGACAGCCATCGGATGGCTACGTCCTCGCGTTCTCGATGAGGGGAGCGAGGTCCGGGTGGTCGCGAAGCCGCCCGCGGAGTTCGCCGCCGTCTTCGAGAAACGTCGCGACGGCGTCTCGACAAGCGGCCCACTCGTCGTGTCGCCGGAAGATAACCACCGGAACGACCTCGACGCCGAGGACCTTCGCGATGGCCAAGCGGTTGCGTCCGTCCGAGAACAACAGCTCGCCGTCGCGGCCGACGTCGACCGCGATTTCGTCGTTGATGATCCGTTCTGCGACCGTCTGTCGGCGGCGTTCGATTGGATCGTCGACGCCGGACTCCACCAGTTGTCGCTGACTGAGAAAGCCGTGTTCACGGATCGACTCGTACAGCTGATCGAGCCGGTCACAACGGTCGTAAAAGTCCGCTCGGGACGTACAGCCCCACCGTTCCCTCCCGTCGTCGATCTCCGCGACGACCCGGTCGAAGAACGCGGTTTCGTCCCACGGGACGCCGTCTTTGTAGTGGCTCTCGAACGCGCAAAACACGTCGGTATCGCGGAAGCGGATCTCGCAGCGATCCCAGTCTCCGTCGGCGACGGTCCCGAAGCGACGGAACCGCGGGCGGGTCGACC
This DNA window, taken from Halobellus sp. LT62, encodes the following:
- a CDS encoding NAD-dependent epimerase/dehydratase family protein; this encodes MTDLPLPEADLGDATVLITGGAGFIGGHLAAALLPENEVRVLDDYSTGETSNVPDGAAVFCADVRNEDALERAMAGVDVVFHLAAVVSVETSVENPVEVHRVNVDGTLAVLERARDENARVVVASSAAVYGEPTGLPVNEDADTDPLSPYGADKLAADTYARVYADVYDLPVAVLRFFNVYGPGQRGPYSGVVDAFLQRAFADEPLVVHGDGEQTRDFVHVTDVVRALLTAASTEHTGLAFNVGTGSSVSINELADVIRDATGATAGVDHERARPGDIRHSRADCTRMRELLGVQPTVSLREGVEHLVSYRLDRAANATGRDEAISDSIAE
- a CDS encoding DegT/DnrJ/EryC1/StrS family aminotransferase, which translates into the protein MTHHVAPIRPRFRFSWLLDPCPRSIGWLDDDSWIPRGHRRVYRWAKQGLTAAFETVKPEETVLLPAYAPGGVTWAARNAGLDVRYYPVSADLTLPLAEIRQRIRSIGPAAIQVIHYFGFVDEGFDELVSIAHEHDALVIEDCARGLFGRDENGRLLGSRGDFAVFCPHKTLPVPDGGIVVSQTDARLPEAPPTWNWRHDAQYLFGSLRDRIPVDLVPEALLGQFHSSDAEEVAPEESLAGPSPLTSFGLARCQPAAVRSARQARYRVLRALLDGSDEFRVLSGDVYDGACPYGVVGIADSATARQQLFRELQTDGLPCEALTWPPVYRHEEVHGFEESTALRNQLLVLPTHQQLSWSTIGRIAAHVIEW